The genomic DNA aaccgtttacatatttattatctaCATTCATCTATACGTtctactttttattatattatgactGACCCAAATTTATATTTCCACTGGTGCAGAAAGtattcaaataataacaaaaatcattcaTACACCATTtactttcatacatacatatttatcaactgcatacacacaaatacaatatCTAAACTAACTAATTATACATAGCAACagcaaatataaaactaaacataaaaataattaactgtTAACGctttaatttacaattaattgatacgcataaataaatgtaCGATAAAAGGATAACGGATAGTTATTAATAAGGAACCATACAAAGGTGGGGTTTGATTTTTTCGTATGAGCAGCAGCGTTAAGAAAGCGTAGTAAACGATAACAccagtaaaataatttataagaaataGCAATCTaatgcttacatatatacacacattactaataaataaaataatgctaaaattattgcaAACATAGTGTTagttgataataatatatatacatacatatatacaatatacactTAGGCTCATTTACTAAGCTAACAACTAATACAACAATGATTGTTATTATATGGGTATAAAAGTAAtgcaattaatatatatactaatggttaattacaaaaccaaaaacacacaaaaatataaagattttgaaATACATTATTATGCGCGCTGAGCGTTCGATAAGCATAAATGCAAGGGTGACAatgaaaaacatatacatacaagtatgtaggtatTTATAGCTAAAATATGTAACTAACTTTGCACAAGCACTAAACAAATTAGGAGCGTTGAAGAACATAGACAATGTCACATGTGTAAACGCTTAAATAATGTAACGGCATAGTATTGAGTATTGACATATTGGTGGCTACTTGGTTATAATATCGGTACACTTTGTTGGTCGCAAATAAAATTCTTATGAGCAAGACGCTTACACGGTAATAAATGAGAAAGGGCTAACACTTCACTGTACAGACTGGCCACCTTATGTACTAGCGCATAGCTAAGAAGAGTTAATTAAGAAATGATAATGGCAATGTTGAAAGTTTCTTTTAGCTTTGTAAATGTGCGTTATTTTTTAGCGGCTTCCAGAAAATGTGTAATTGtgcgaaattacaaaaaaaaaattaataagtgtATGCCAATCAAATGCGCAGTCTACTAGAATGTGTATGAAGTTACTTTTACACTGAAAATGTataaagatatacatacatatgtattattattaagaaGAAGAATATTATTGCTGATCGCTTTATCGCTgattaacatatttaaaaatatatattggaatttaaactttaaaaaagtaaaataccaACCAATTAAAAAAcgcatatatataacaatataaacaaaacataattaaagttgtaataataagaaatagtaataaaaacatATCCTTGTATCAACTAAATCACAGTTTgtcaaatgaaagcaaaaattaacatgttttaataaacaaaaaatattgtagcgcataaaaatagaaatgtaTGCACTGTTTTAAGTTGAACTCTTAAATGAAAAGCTTACAATAGATCGTtaaacaattgcaacaacagcaagaaatAACAATTGCTATAAACATAAACcttactacatatatattttaatgcactgcaattatatatacatatatatttgatttgcttttgaaaataatatgatcctgtgttttatttatttcttttgtggtttgttatttttaagatttttttttgtcaaaatcaattttttttctggtctgatttaatttttatggcGGTGATTTTATGACATTTCtagtttgttgtatttttaccaattttatattaaacaccACCAGGGTTGCGAGttttttgattcaaaatttttggatttaaaattaattccaacatcttgtattaaaaattaaaagtttcagtttttaataTACTAGTTTTactagtaaaaattaaatttttgatcctAAACATCGTGttttaaaaattgagaaaacatttgttattgcaaaaattggtgtaacaaattttattttattttatattttttcaaaaagaaagCTGGAATGAAAAGggataaaaaagcaaaatttacatagtttttcctgaaacattaaaattaaaagcaatttaatacaaataagaCGAAAAGAGCTAAACTATGtcgatatttcattaaaaataggTTTTCCTTTTCAAAATGTGACCAAATGGTAGAGCAAGCACAAAcgcgaaaaaaatgaaaattttagtaatttcttatttaattgtaattataagcttggaagtaaatttttattttccaatttttatttgGGATTGAAAATTTATAGGTTTATCGGgattacgaaataaataaataattcaaattaaatgttaatttaataatatttttaatgcattatttgcaaccctacACTATCTTTAATCCGTGTTCTTCTGTATTTTACATTTGCAAAactagtttttgttttatttctattaattatCACAGACTCAACAACATAAcagtataattaattatatgaaagaaCTAAGGGCGAAAAAACCATGCAGGgaacaattttaaattgtaaacttttactcataatattaaaagattaacaaaaaaagaaacaatacaattaACTGAGACAAGACAATGTTACAGTGTGCACTAACTACACGCAGAAATTAAGAAAACACTAATTTGATAATCTTAACTTGTTTCAAACGTAGTCTCCTTATATGACTAGCTGGGGTGCCCCATAAACAGCAACAGATGTACCAAGTATCTTACAAAATTCTGCTTTATAATTCAATAACATTTCATCTTCAACTAAAAAATTCCCATTCTTCTTCTCCACTTTCCATTTCGTCAcagaaaactactaaaagtaataatattgcTTAActtaagaaaaatgttaaaagggTGGTGGTTATGTCACCTATGTATACTGATAAAGACTAAACTATTAGGAACTTTTCATGCAAAAATTAGTAGTTATGTTTTCGGAATTCTTTTATCTGTTTTTTTGATGCCCAAAAATTCAAACATATTTAACAAGAAATATCTCAACACCAATAGATGACAAGTTAACTTTATGATGAGAAAtctcgatatatgtatattggaaGCTTTAAGTAAGTAAAGAATAAACACTTCTAATGACACGCTTGAACAGATCAATCCAAACAAATTAACTGAAGCAAAAGCGTCATGTTTcctataagtaaataaaatgcaataatcgcaacctacatacataaatacatacatttataggtGAGTAAACGCAGTAAATATAGACACATATTACAATAACAAACGTAAATCAATAAACATCTAATAAACAAATGAAGAATAAATTAACATAGCCGAAAACAGCAGCCACGTTTGTGAGAACAATAAGCAGtttaaagcataaaatataagcatgcctacatacatacaatacctTAATATTAAACTCATAATTCCATGCATACTTACATTAATTACAGCAAGAATGCGACGGAAaggattatatataaattatatacatatatatatatattatatacaaaaatattcacaaatatatctatatatatatacaatcgtATACATGACAGTATATACATTCGTATGTATAcccaatatatacacataaatatacatacatatatatatatgaaaattactcATTATATAAGAATGCAACTGAAGTATACAGTAAAGATTCAACTTAGAGTAgataataatgtaataacaagatgaaaaaaaaaaataaaacaaaaaaacaacaacaaaaataatatagtaGCAACGTAGCAGGACCATAGAAAATACCTAACTAATCTGTAATCAGCAAggataattacatacatacataagaacATATTTTACATACTTAAAAATCAACTAACCTTACACCACAATAAACAGCGACCGTTAAGAAAAGCCCGGTTCAATCAATTGGCATATGGCAGATTTGGCAAAGAAATTGGAATTGTAAAATGACATTCACAAAACGCATGCAAacacacatctacatacatatacctataatttcataagtatttgtaaacaaacgaactaaattaaaattgtgaagTTGATAGCAAAGTGGGCAATGTaaagttatttataaaatataacacataaacacacacacatgcatgcaaatTAGAAATACACATAAATCAACACAAAAATGATGTCGGTGAAAAGTTTAACGCAACACATGAAAAATAAGCaaggaaatattaaatatgtaaaaataagaattttagaaaaatgtattgaaaaagtttgttttatttgaaattggaTGGTTCAGTGCAGAATATGCAATTTTTGGTCCCTTAGATTGCTCTagtataaataagtataattatAAAACCATAAATGAGTTTTGcctttacttttacttttgttttttacagAGTTCAGGTTTCGAATCAATAGTCGTCACGAAGTATACTACAAATGCGAAATGTTgagttttttcacctaacggttgtttgaaaCACAAAACCTAAAGGAGTGAAATAGTTAtactatatttaattatattcctTGTTATCCGtcatctatatataatatatacaatccGTCAGTCTGCGAtatcgaaaaatttaataaattgattaaactttatattataatttgaaattcagaAAATTGCTACGGCCACAAAacggaattattaaaaaattcaaaaaagtacGAAAATTCGGTACAGATACCACATACATAGGTAAAGGGTAAATACAATAcgaatttcgattttttgaagTTTGTGGCTGGGCGAGCtaccatttaatttaaaatactttcaatggttgaaaaattacaatatgttgggaattacaatatttttccaCCAATGGTCACCGATTTAGAATCGGCTATATAGCTGCATTATTCAATGTTCCCCTTTCGGTTAaggctagaatacccttcacaaataaaagttttccgtacaaaaacttgattttgatcgttcagtttgtatagtaaCAATGCGCTACAGTGGCCTGATATCGGTggctccgacaaatgatcaaGTTCTTGAGAAGAAAAGGTCAGAGAGATATCCCAACTATTGAGAGAATATATGGAAGCTGATGTAATTTGCGGACCAATTCCATTCACTGTCGTGGGATCGGAAAGTAATGTATGCTTATCTTGGGTATTGATATTGATACGGTATAAATTCATCCTTTGTGTTGGGTATTTGAGGGCTAAGGGCTAACACGATTGTGCCCATTTTTGACACTATGGCACACTTTTAGTGGGAACCACTCTTTCAAACTTGTTTCAACTTGAATACCCTCGAAGTCCAGATATAGTCTAGACGACTTTCCAGATATATGCAGATGATATCCGACACTAAACAGATTTGTGCTAACGCGCAATTAATATCTGTCTTGATTCACTCCCTCGGAATGCATTTCTGAGAGTCAAGCCACAAACTACTTTTACTACTTTCGACGACAGAGTGAATCTACTATATTCCAATCTGGTGctctttgtttttaaataagtgtaaatgaaaataattaatcatGTTTTTTTACCTTTATTTAAAAGCTTGTACTACAAATGTGAATGAATCTAAAAATACAAATCGCAATATGATCTGACATAATACAAGTCAAGTTTACTAAAAACTTActtgcaatttaatttaaaaatataaatcgaatttaatagaaatacatatgaacactctaaataaatacataatgaAAAGCAGACAGCAGACTTACATATTAAATACAAACAGCTATAAAATGTCTCGTATATAAGCACTTTGTTAAAATATAACTACTCATCACTTCCAATACATTTCGAAATACTTAGgctaatttcgttaaaattaaaaaagtcaaCATATTATCAAATGTATAAATTGTCTTAACTGAAATTCGGAAcattcgatttaaaatattactgCTATTTTTTGTCATAAGTGTTCGATTTCTCAGCTTATCGTATGCTTTGGCGGAAAACACTTTGTTTAACTTTGCTTGCTCCCTTGCTCGCTTTTTTCGCGGTATGTGGATCTGGTGCAAAACAATTCCACAAACGCAATGTTTCATCTGCACCTGCGCTTATTACTGTACTGCCATCAGGTGACATTGCCATTTGCAAAACTCGCGAAGTATGTCCAGTTAACTCTGCTTGTTTTATCATTGATGGATACTTCCAAATCGTGAGCTGATTGTGTGCGAAACCATGCGCCGAAATTAACTCTTTGTAATTTCGAGACCATAGAAGAGCGCATACTTGTGATTTAGTATCGACTGAATTAACTAAAGAACCATTGTTTACAttccaaaattttatacaacgATCCGCGGTACCACCACCACTAACTAAGAGGTTTGGCTGCCAGGGGCACCAAGCTAATGCCCGTACCGCTGCTTGATGTTCGTTGAGAACATGCAAAGGTTCGGTACCACTACCAGCACCACCACTTACTGCTGCCCATACATTAACCAAATTATCATTGCCACCACTAGCAAGATGTTTAAAATCAGTTGACCATTTCAGACCACACACCTCCTGTGTGTGTCCATTGAGATTAGCTACTTTATGTTCGCGCGCTCGTACGTCATGATGTATGATGGAACCATCTCGACTGCCCGATGAGACTAGGTATGAATTCCATGCCAAAGTGCCCACACGAGCCGAGTGCCCATCCATTACACGCAAACGTTTAATTTTCGTACAGTCCCATAATTCCACTACACCAGTATTGTTGCCAATTGCTAATATTTGTCCGTCTTGTATCCAAGAAAGGGCACATGCATGATCTCCTTCTTCGTACTCCACCAATTGGTCTATATTGCCCGTTACTGCGTTCCACAAATAAACTGCATTACCCAAAGCAACTGTCACAATATTGTCAGCACTCCAATCCATTAAATTTAAGTAATAATCATTTATTATGTCAGGTGCATCCAGTATGCGATCTGATGTGGTTGGTATAAAACGAGAGCCGCTCTTTGTCGATAAAGGTGTATTTATTGAATAAACCACTTTTAAAGGATTTTGATGAGATTCTGGTGCCGCAGGTGCTTTATTTTGATAGCATAAAATTCTAGTGCTTTTCGTATCACCAATTTGCAATGAGTCCGATATAAGCTTTTGACGCTCAACCTTTGAAGGTGTCTTTTTGTTAGCGTTATTGCTATTGTCATTGTCATCGTTTTCCGATTTGTCCTGTTCTTGTTtaatctatatttatatatagatacataaatagttttatccttttaataaaatacattgTGAACTTACCAAATAATGTCCAAGTTCGAAGTTGCTAGTTCCACGGTTGGGAATGAAACGATCACCACCACTTGGCGTCTTTGTACCTTTACTGGGAGTAGGTGTTTTCTTGCACTTTGTGTCTCCACTAACTTTCCGTGGGGTTCTTGAGGGTGGATTTACACCAGAAAAACTAGTATTATATGACATAGACAGTACGGAACGAGACGCATTTATACTTCCGTTAAGGCTGTTAGCCATTGCAGAAGCTTCCAATTTTTTTTGCCAGCGAGGTGCTGGTCCTCGTGTAATTTCGCCATCCAGTGTCAATGCACTGGTCATTTCATTCAAGAAATTAAATTGAGccattacaataaaatatattcctacaaatatttacaaatttaaaaatgaactttttatttaacaattatttttctttatagaaATTTTACGAAGTATTACAAATGGCGGTTGCAGGTAAATTTGATTTTGCGCCTAGAATTGAAATATGAAGTGCAAACAATGCTGCCAAAACTTAGAAAAAAATGGTTGCCAACAgcagaaaatgtaaaatatataacatagcAGATACAACAATGAacttatatgaaagcatttcatatcatcaaacataagcaatatttaatAAGCAACTccaaatattcctttgaagtaatatattttaaataaaatgtaatacatttttcatgatatcatagatattcagaaaaggaatttcatatctatgaatatgattgcatataaacgtataaaaatataagctaacatgcggctgtaacaaggatgacatgatgcgagactctctcatttccgctgatttttctgttattctctttccctgattattaaaatcagggaatttcgaacagctgatgttaAAAAAGGCgagatgccagaaataaacccgctaaaaatagcaaacaaaagcagtgcgaaaagaaatttcaaggaacgacacaaatattatacttttgaataaattttatttgttaatttaatttaaaacgttcattataaaaccataatctttttttatgacttgtattgtttctttgttataattttttttatttatatgctattttttatgttatgtgattttttaaaaattttatgatgtaaatacaagtatatagggatgtatatgcgttatataggcctactcggggacggagcacctaaaaataatatcgaaatgaaAATACccccaagttttttttataatacccaatccattttcgttcgacagtggcatgattggcaaatgttataaaaaatgtgggttttgacagctctctctcgcgtctcgcatcatttcatccttggctgtaatatcaagaaacttctgagtataattttcatacaatgctcagctctgttcacgcggcactgttaaaatttctccttccgagccgactgtggtgaaataccctcatcgcattttgttaggttttgacaattcacacgcctgttcgtagttggaccttctctatattttacattctctgtcaACAGTTCAAATTAGACATATTTGAATATAGAAAAACGATTATTTGCACAATATTCGCTCACGCTActaaaaatgcacaaaattatattagatatcttaattaaaaaatttgtgtttctataacaatttaattgtaaaattacacgtttaaatactaatattatatatcggtCTAATCAGCATTCAGTCAACGaataaatttatgttaatacaaattttttgtcatataaacatAAGTGATGGGTAAGATAGATATATAGATTAACCATAGTATATTAAGTGCACCTGTGTTCAATTATGATCTTTCCTATTATCACTCGTATGTTCTTCTATAACGGGGGGTAGACCAACTGCGATAAAGTCTTCTATCTTAACCTTTAAGGCATTTAACACATAATAGTGTCAATCTTGTCAAACAGACTTGTGTTACAATCTGTTCAACCAAAATGTGGAAAAGGTTTCTCTTTTAAatcaacaatatatacatatatattacccGAAACTATAATGCATTAGAAAGGTTTCAGAAACATATTGCAAAAGTCTTAACCCTATGAGTACGAAACGTAAGAACAATCACATCTACACAAAAACATCGTGTAGTTTTGTCAACTCGGAGTTAGGAAAACAACTTTGTAGAAACGTAAGAAAGTTGTTTGTAATCATATTTCATCAAGAGTTTCATACATACAATTTTGCATTGTATACAACATTTTACTCAGACCTCAAGAGAATTCATTTGGTATAGCATAGTGGGTATTATTCCTGTTCCATTACTATATTGTTTCTTGTACTAAAATTAGAgacttaaattttgtttattaatctgACATGGCATCCGTATATATCAGCTGTTGGTCGCACAGTGTTCATTTTGCATTGTTATTTAACTTTTAATACAGACTTCAAGTTCCTTGCCGGTTTATTTAGCTATGAGGCTATTTGCAAAAGTTGAAGCCAAAGAAGATAAGGAACCTTTGGTTGATGTTTCTAAAGAATCAGTGTCTAATGCTGAGCAAATCAATGACAATGGCGACCCAAATAACCCCAAAACAAAAGAATGGGGTTATGATTTGTATCCAGAAAGAAGGGGTGAAACATTTAAGccaaagtggtcgaaaattctTTTGGGTATGGAAGGTCGTGAAAATATTGACAAGGTAAAGTGTGAACGCAACGTATACTGGTGTGTAAAAAACAGCCCTTTGGTCAAACTAATGATGGGAGCGCTCCGAAGTTCCGGCTGTCCGATCGATCTTCGTCGCCATATATCTTGTGAAGTATGTGATACCACCGTAACTGGTGGTTATGATCCTGtaatgaatcaaatagttgtgTGCCAAAATATGGCTCGCAATGAAGGCATGGTTCAAGGTGTACTTACACATGAAATGATACATATGTTCGATTATTGCAATAATGAGTTGGACTTTCGAAATATCGACCATTTAGCATGCACTGAAATTAGGGCCGCTAATTTGGCGCATTGTTCCTTCCTCAGCGCTATGATGCAAGGTGATGCCTCCATATTTGACATAAAAAAGTCTCACCAGGTTTGTTGAGTACATATAATAACTATACATAACACAGTAGCTTTATATACCACATTAATTTAGAATTGTGTAAAAACAAAAGCGCTGCAATCTGTTTTAGCGGTGCGaaatgtaacaaaacttgaAGCTATTGAGGCGGTTGAACGTGTGTTTCCAAAATGCTACGCAGACTTGGAACCAATCGGTCGGCGTATACGACGGAATTCACCCGATCAACATAGAGCCTACATGGAAGGTCCAATGTATGGCTATGATATTTAGCAGGtatattttttcacatatacaaaataaaaaattttagcaaatatAAAACGCGTATATAAGCCATGACCTTATTAGTCCATATGTGTGATATATtcgtttttaagttttaagcgAGATTATAAATCCAGCATAAGCTTGgcattaattttagtttaaacaagaaaatggaaaattgggAGTTTTGGGCGTATAGTGTTTAGTTTTCTAActaatatgattttttcatatAGTGAGTAGTGATATGAAGTtaagatttatatataaataccaatagtttttaaaatctattttttaaaaacgattgGTCCATTATAGTATGacatttgaagaatattttgttaaattctcTTGGAGATATATTAGAAAATACGGCAATGACTGCAATTACTTTGGGCCGTcttgaaaaaagttgaattgTGGTGCCCCTAGATAATCGCTTTGTCCAAGTAACACTGAAaggtttttagaaatttaaaattttcactttttgggaatatttttaaagaaaaaacgcaattttttgcgaaaaaatcggttaatttgttattgttaaataaaaaatttgaaaagcgTTGCTTGGTAAACTACGTACAGAAATagtgttaaaaaatttcaaagcgatCAGTGAAGTAGTTTTGAAGTTATGAGGGACATCGACTTTGAAAACGTAAGTTGTGAAAAAACCGCTTTAAGGTTTTGAAACTTCACTTTAAAGTTTGAAAACGTGCATAATGTAGGTATAGCCATAACTTCgtcaattttgttaaaattcaaCTTGAAATTTAGAAACAACATTCTTGAGATGTTCTGCAATcacgaaacaaaaaaattaaaaacccgACTCCTCCcttaaaaatgaaattgtatTTGTGGTAACCTATTACCTCGGTTCTAGTCTACGCTGCATACATTAAATTACTTCCTTTTAAAAGTtgcaaaatcattaaaaataatagaCTAACTATATCAGTAGGGTATTTGTTTCACCAAACCTGGTGCAATGATTTAGTTTAGATTGGTAATCTGCAATGAATAGGTAATACGAAAAACATTAGCAGCaatgttttttgatattttgcaagTTATATTTGACTTTATAACAGGCTTGTTTTCTTTCGGTAAGCTGCACCTTTTGCATTTTAAAAGATAATAGAATTTATgattttcttggtttttttaGGCGGTGGTAACGATGATGACGATTCTGAGGAATCTTAAActtgttttttcatatttcaaaaacgTGGTgcatacacatttttatgtataagtatttaGTTTCAAATCTATTGTAATCGTAAATAatcatgaatatatgtatacatgctgTGTGACGACTCATCCGAATAATTAcggttattaaaataaaataattacatgGCTCATTGAATGTATCTCACTGAAACACACACTTATTCTGCAACACATGATCACTTAGTAATACTTAGTTATCCAGTGCTTATAGTTGGCCAACGCACAAAAATCTAAATCTATTTTCATTAGAAATGTTTTTTGATCTATTAGGAGGCCTCTTTGACTTCATAGTGGGTTTATTTTTTCCAAGTATTGAAggaactttaaacttttttatgacgcaaactttatatttaaaattttttctttttaatactaAGGCTCCGGCGATGAACCTGACTCAGAGGAAGTAGAGACGGTCGACATAACGACGGAAGCTGATGCTGAAACTTTAACTTGAActagcatgtacatacatatatatatatatatatataatataagaaaattgcggttttaattttttatcacatTACAAACGTTCTTGTTAAACATTattgtattaattaataattaaatatttcaatgtaCTTGTTTAAAACTCTTGAAATAAAAGGATGTGACTGATAACTTCAGTACTCATAGAAATTATATCTTGCCCACAAAGTTATTTGTGGTTTTTCAATAAAGTTGACTTTTCAGTGTACACAATCATCAAGTTTACACCAAGCAtatttaaaagaagaaaaacattaattccGGTTGTATCGAAAAAGGCtttccaaacaagaacttgattttgatcatattttgtatggcagctactaTATGTTATAGCGGTTCGATCTGATAAATTTATAAGGATATTGTAGCATTGCGTAGAATAGTAATCCGTgccgaatttcttgaagataccttcttaaataaaaaagttttccatacaagaacgtgatttcgatcgttctgtttgtatggcagctgtatgatatagtggttcgaCTTGACGAAAATGTCTTCGAATATTGTAGCCttgttttttacaataatccatgccaaatttcgtgaagatatcttaaattattttttatataatttaattttcatcgttcagtttgcatgaaatataatatatacgctatagtgattcgatttgaaaaatttgttcggaaattttaccgttgtcttggacaatgATTCATGTTCctgtactggctggtgtcactttctgtcgtgttctggtctgcgcaccacacgagagtggagtgcgtcgtacgttgccccatgctgtaggagtctgcccccgcaatcacatacaGGGACGTCGCCAATCAgcaccacagtgcgacaaccgcccatgcggatagtacagctgcaacaaccaccacctacacgcacc from Bactrocera oleae isolate idBacOlea1 chromosome 3, idBacOlea1, whole genome shotgun sequence includes the following:
- the LOC106622215 gene encoding mitochondrial inner membrane protease ATP23 homolog, with product MRLFAKVEAKEDKEPLVDVSKESVSNAEQINDNGDPNNPKTKEWGYDLYPERRGETFKPKWSKILLGMEGRENIDKVKCERNVYWCVKNSPLVKLMMGALRSSGCPIDLRRHISCEVCDTTVTGGYDPVMNQIVVCQNMARNEGMVQGVLTHEMIHMFDYCNNELDFRNIDHLACTEIRAANLAHCSFLSAMMQGDASIFDIKKSHQNCVKTKALQSVLAVRNVTKLEAIEAVERVFPKCYADLEPIGRRIRRNSPDQHRAYMEGPMYGYDI
- the fzy gene encoding cell division cycle protein 20 homolog — translated: MAQFNFLNEMTSALTLDGEITRGPAPRWQKKLEASAMANSLNGSINASRSVLSMSYNTSFSGVNPPSRTPRKVSGDTKCKKTPTPSKGTKTPSGGDRFIPNRGTSNFELGHYLIKQEQDKSENDDNDNSNNANKKTPSKVERQKLISDSLQIGDTKSTRILCYQNKAPAAPESHQNPLKVVYSINTPLSTKSGSRFIPTTSDRILDAPDIINDYYLNLMDWSADNIVTVALGNAVYLWNAVTGNIDQLVEYEEGDHACALSWIQDGQILAIGNNTGVVELWDCTKIKRLRVMDGHSARVGTLAWNSYLVSSGSRDGSIIHHDVRAREHKVANLNGHTQEVCGLKWSTDFKHLASGGNDNLVNVWAAVSGGAGSGTEPLHVLNEHQAAVRALAWCPWQPNLLVSGGGTADRCIKFWNVNNGSLVNSVDTKSQVCALLWSRNYKELISAHGFAHNQLTIWKYPSMIKQAELTGHTSRVLQMAMSPDGSTVISAGADETLRLWNCFAPDPHTAKKASKGASKVKQSVFRQSIR